In one window of Tenrec ecaudatus isolate mTenEca1 chromosome 3, mTenEca1.hap1, whole genome shotgun sequence DNA:
- the LOC142443327 gene encoding ATP synthase F(0) complex subunit f, mitochondrial-like isoform X2: MASPVTLKEKRLLDVRISELPSWVLMRDFTPTGIVGAFRREHERLRKYH; this comes from the exons ATGGCGTCTCCGGTGACCCTGAAGGAGAAGCGCCTCCTGGATGTCAGGATCTCGGAGCTGCCCAGCTGGGTGCTGATGCGGGACTTCACCCCGACGGGCATTGTCGGCGCCTTTCGGAGAG AACACGAGCGGTTAAGGAAGTACCATTGA
- the LOC142443327 gene encoding ATP synthase F(0) complex subunit f, mitochondrial-like isoform X1 codes for MASPVTLKEKRLLDVRISELPSWVLMRDFTPTGIVGAFRRGYDRYYSKYVNLRKGSVAGLSMVLAAYVVFSYCLSYKELKHERLRKYH; via the coding sequence ATGGCGTCTCCGGTGACCCTGAAGGAGAAGCGCCTCCTGGATGTCAGGATCTCGGAGCTGCCCAGCTGGGTGCTGATGCGGGACTTCACCCCGACGGGCATTGTCGGCGCCTTTCGGAGAGGTTACGATCGGTATTATAGCAagtatgtcaacttgaggaaggggagcGTCGCAGGCCTGTCCATGGTGTTGGCGGCCTATGTGGTTTTCAGCTACTGCCTATCCTACAAGGAGCTCAAACACGAGCGGTTAAGGAAGTACCATTGA